In a genomic window of Arthrobacter woluwensis:
- the dapE gene encoding succinyl-diaminopimelate desuccinylase — protein MTALDLQQDVSLLTAALIDINSVSDQETAIADAVEQALRALDFFEVTRDGDSIVARTTAGHAERVILAGHLDTVPLPGTEGSRGTVPSSWDGTPGEGVLHGRGAVDMKGGVAVQLALAAAIGRGELVPQRDVTFVFYDHEEVEASKSGLGRLVKNHPELLTGDFAILLEPTNGVVEGGCNGTSRFEVTTRGVAAHSARAWMGENAIHAVAPVLTRLAAYQPRTVAVDGLDYRESLNAVLIHGGTAGNVIPDRCVVEINYRFAPDKTADDAELHVKQLMEGFDVVRTDAAPGARPGLNHPAAASFVAAVGGEPKPKYGWTDVARFSELGIPAVNFGPGDALLAHKDDERVDAQAVRTCLAALTAWLSD, from the coding sequence ATGACCGCTCTGGACCTTCAGCAGGACGTTTCGCTCCTCACCGCCGCACTGATCGACATCAACAGCGTCTCCGATCAGGAGACCGCCATCGCCGACGCGGTGGAGCAGGCCCTGCGGGCCCTGGACTTCTTCGAGGTGACGCGCGACGGCGATTCGATCGTCGCGCGCACGACGGCGGGCCACGCCGAACGCGTCATCCTCGCCGGTCACCTGGACACCGTGCCCCTGCCGGGTACCGAGGGCTCCCGCGGCACGGTGCCCAGCAGCTGGGACGGCACTCCGGGTGAGGGAGTGCTCCACGGGCGCGGCGCCGTCGACATGAAGGGCGGCGTGGCAGTGCAGCTGGCTCTCGCCGCCGCGATCGGCCGAGGCGAACTGGTCCCGCAGCGCGATGTCACCTTCGTCTTCTACGACCACGAAGAGGTCGAAGCCTCCAAGAGCGGTCTGGGCCGGCTCGTGAAGAACCACCCCGAGCTGCTGACGGGTGACTTCGCGATCCTGCTCGAACCCACCAACGGCGTGGTGGAGGGCGGCTGCAACGGCACGAGCCGCTTCGAGGTGACGACCCGCGGCGTGGCCGCGCATTCGGCCCGCGCATGGATGGGGGAGAACGCCATCCACGCGGTGGCCCCGGTGCTGACCCGGCTCGCCGCGTACCAGCCCCGCACCGTCGCGGTGGACGGGCTGGACTACCGCGAGAGCCTGAACGCGGTGCTCATCCACGGAGGCACCGCCGGCAACGTCATCCCGGACCGCTGCGTGGTGGAGATCAACTACCGCTTCGCCCCGGACAAGACCGCGGACGACGCCGAGCTGCACGTCAAGCAGCTCATGGAGGGCTTCGATGTGGTGCGGACGGATGCCGCACCGGGCGCCCGGCCCGGCCTCAACCACCCGGCGGCCGCGAGCTTCGTGGCCGCGGTCGGTGGCGAGCCGAAGCCCAAGTACGGCTGGACCGACGTCGCGCGCTTCTCCGAACTCGGCATCCCCGCCGTGAACTTCGGACCGGGGGATGCGCTGCTGGCTCACAAGGACGACGAGCGCGTGGACGCTCAGGCCGTGCGGACGTGCCTCGCGGCGCTCACCGCCTGGCTCTCGGACTGA
- the dapD gene encoding 2,3,4,5-tetrahydropyridine-2,6-dicarboxylate N-succinyltransferase: MTSAAPENASAQSRTAHGFGIATIAVRGEDATVLDVWFPAPALGEAAESLRSVENAPQDLIEAAAAGDDADRGTQQQVVFAQIDLDEAPADTADAYLRLHLLSHRLVAPNTINLEGLFGKLANVVWTNFGPALPEGFESVRAKLRKRGNVTVYGVDKFPRMVDYVVPTGVRIADADRVRLGAHLAEGTTVMHEGFVNFNAGTLGTSMVEGRISAGVVAGNGTDVGGGASIMGTLSGGGKERVALGERVLLGANSGVGISIGDDSVVEAGLYVTAGTRVRLHGPKDADGEEQQQIVKAVELSGVPNLLFRRNSSTGEVEVLPRKGQTVELNEALHAN, from the coding sequence ATGACTTCCGCAGCCCCTGAGAACGCTTCCGCCCAGAGCCGCACCGCCCACGGTTTCGGCATCGCCACCATCGCCGTCCGCGGCGAGGACGCCACCGTCCTGGACGTCTGGTTCCCGGCTCCCGCCCTCGGTGAGGCCGCCGAGTCCCTGCGCTCCGTGGAGAACGCCCCGCAGGACCTGATCGAGGCGGCTGCCGCCGGGGACGACGCCGACCGCGGCACCCAGCAGCAGGTGGTCTTCGCGCAGATCGACCTGGACGAGGCCCCCGCGGACACCGCCGACGCCTACCTGCGCCTGCACCTGCTCTCCCACCGCCTCGTGGCCCCGAACACCATCAATCTGGAGGGCCTCTTCGGCAAGCTCGCCAATGTCGTGTGGACCAACTTCGGCCCGGCGCTGCCCGAGGGCTTCGAAAGCGTTCGCGCCAAGCTGCGCAAGCGCGGCAACGTCACGGTCTACGGCGTGGACAAGTTCCCGCGCATGGTCGACTACGTGGTCCCCACGGGCGTGCGGATCGCCGACGCCGACCGCGTCCGCCTGGGCGCGCACCTCGCCGAGGGCACCACGGTCATGCACGAGGGCTTCGTGAACTTCAACGCGGGCACCCTCGGCACCTCCATGGTGGAGGGCCGCATCTCGGCCGGCGTCGTGGCCGGCAACGGGACCGACGTCGGCGGCGGAGCCTCCATCATGGGCACCCTCTCCGGCGGCGGCAAGGAACGCGTCGCCCTGGGCGAGCGGGTCCTGCTGGGCGCCAACTCCGGTGTGGGCATCAGCATCGGCGACGACTCGGTGGTCGAGGCCGGCCTGTACGTCACGGCCGGGACCCGGGTCCGCCTCCACGGGCCGAAGGACGCCGACGGCGAGGAGCAGCAGCAGATCGTCAAGGCCGTGGAACTCTCCGGCGTCCCGAACCTGCTCTTCCGCCGCAACTCCAGCACGGGTGAGGTCGAGGTCCTGCCGCGCAAGGGCCAGACGGTGGAACTGAACGAGGCGCTGCACGCCAACTAG
- a CDS encoding TetR/AcrR family transcriptional regulator, which yields MNAVARRADVADAVFRIIATDGLARVSLREVAAEASLVVGSVRHYFKDSAELLEHAFATAHDRLEERLSARLPAVHAAVEAGDREALTEASLLLLAEFLPLDGNSAAECSARTEFRLASRGNAGLQAEAERGYRASAAVVGQVIQAFRPDGRLEDLVVEAERLMSLLDGLSLHGLVHTQWLDASMCRSVLVAHLASLESPEV from the coding sequence GTGAATGCAGTAGCCCGAAGAGCCGATGTGGCCGATGCGGTCTTCCGGATCATCGCCACCGATGGCCTGGCCCGCGTGTCACTCCGGGAGGTCGCCGCGGAGGCGTCCCTCGTGGTCGGTTCAGTCCGGCACTACTTCAAGGACAGCGCCGAGCTTCTGGAGCACGCCTTCGCCACGGCTCACGACCGGTTGGAGGAGCGCCTGAGCGCCCGCCTCCCCGCCGTGCACGCGGCCGTCGAAGCCGGGGACCGGGAGGCCCTGACGGAAGCCTCACTCCTGCTTCTCGCGGAGTTCCTGCCCCTCGACGGGAACAGCGCGGCCGAATGCAGCGCCAGGACGGAGTTCCGCCTGGCCTCCCGCGGGAACGCCGGGCTGCAGGCGGAGGCCGAGCGCGGCTACCGGGCGTCGGCCGCCGTCGTCGGGCAGGTCATCCAGGCGTTCCGGCCGGACGGGAGGCTGGAGGATCTGGTGGTGGAGGCGGAACGCCTCATGTCGCTGCTGGACGGGCTGTCCCTCCACGGCCTCGTGCACACCCAGTGGCTGGACGCGTCCATGTGCCGGAGCGTCCTGGTGGCCCATCTGGCGAGCCTGGAGTCTCCCGAGGTTTAA
- the galE gene encoding UDP-glucose 4-epimerase GalE: MTILVTGGSGYIGSHTVLALQEAGHDVVVMDNLSNSSEESLRRVAQLSGKPVPFHQVDLTDPEGLDRLFSAYDFTAVIHFAGLKAVGESASIPLEYYYRNVAGTINLLRAMDAHDVRSIVFSSSATVYGEHNPIPYIEKMEIGASNPYGRTKEQIEDILSDLSAADERWSVALLRYFNPVGAHPSGLIGEDPQGIPNNLVPYIAQVAVGRREKLMVFGGDYDTPDGTCLRDYIHVVDLAEGHLAALNHIASRTGTFRWNLGSGRGSSVLEVLQSFEQAVGRRLPYEITGRRQGDLPAFWADPSSALADLGWSTTRSLDEMCEDHWRWQKNNPHGYAS; the protein is encoded by the coding sequence ATGACGATTTTGGTTACCGGCGGTTCCGGCTACATCGGTTCGCACACCGTCCTGGCGCTCCAGGAGGCCGGGCATGACGTGGTGGTGATGGACAATCTGTCCAATTCGAGCGAGGAGTCGCTGCGCCGGGTGGCGCAGCTCAGCGGCAAGCCGGTCCCCTTCCACCAGGTGGATCTCACCGACCCGGAAGGCCTGGACCGGCTGTTCTCCGCCTACGACTTCACCGCGGTGATCCACTTCGCGGGCCTGAAGGCCGTGGGCGAATCCGCGAGCATCCCGCTCGAGTACTACTACCGGAACGTGGCCGGCACCATCAATCTCCTCCGCGCCATGGACGCCCACGACGTGCGCAGCATCGTGTTCAGCTCGTCCGCCACGGTGTACGGGGAGCACAACCCCATCCCGTACATCGAGAAGATGGAGATCGGCGCGAGCAACCCCTACGGCCGCACCAAGGAGCAGATCGAGGACATCCTCAGTGATCTCAGCGCCGCAGACGAGCGCTGGTCCGTGGCACTCCTGCGCTACTTCAACCCGGTCGGCGCCCACCCCTCGGGCCTCATCGGCGAGGACCCGCAGGGCATCCCGAACAACCTGGTGCCGTACATCGCCCAGGTCGCGGTGGGCCGCCGCGAGAAGCTCATGGTGTTCGGCGGGGACTATGACACTCCGGACGGGACCTGCCTGCGGGACTACATCCACGTCGTGGACCTCGCCGAGGGCCACCTCGCCGCGCTGAACCACATCGCTTCCCGCACCGGCACCTTCCGCTGGAACCTGGGCTCCGGGCGGGGATCCAGCGTCCTGGAAGTGCTCCAGTCGTTCGAGCAGGCCGTCGGGCGCCGGCTCCCCTACGAGATCACCGGCCGCCGCCAGGGCGACCTCCCCGCCTTCTGGGCCGACCCCTCCTCCGCCCTGGCCGATCTCGGCTGGTCCACCACCCGGTCCCTCGACGAGATGTGCGAGGACCACTGGCGCTGGCAGAAGAACAACCCCCACGGCTACGCGTCCTGA